One Burkholderia sp. PAMC 26561 genomic window carries:
- a CDS encoding MATE family efflux transporter gives MPTPINRATAPPSFSRHAVDTARLAAPLAISQLSQMAMGVTDTILLGSLGPDSLAAGGLGANLFFVVVVLLQGVLTSVSVSVSHARGANNDHLVPNIYWTGFVLSLLLAIPAFALLSFAEPILLAFHEPALLAKNVGEYCAVLRWGAPGSLIGIGMMRAFLPAIGAARRLLWVSIGGVFVNGFLNYGLIHGAYGLPELGFLGSAVATTITVWGTALTLVAFLHLRPRFRHFVAASRPRLPLMGELFGIGWPVAITYGVESTLFLATGMTVGTLGEAQLAAHQIALNVASVAFMVPLAIGQAANVRVGYWIGAGVPVAARHAGFVALALGVAFMALSGCVLVLAPHAIVGLYLHLDDPKNAQTVALAASLLGVAAVFQIVDGMQTVASGVLRGLKDTRVPMLAAAFGYWGIGFPTGYLLAFHFGGGTKGLWWGLAAGLASVAALMTFRFDRMSRRLVAGETLAAVKNAQASRNSA, from the coding sequence ATGCCAACCCCGATAAATCGCGCGACCGCGCCGCCCAGCTTTTCCCGTCATGCCGTCGATACCGCCAGGCTCGCGGCGCCGCTCGCCATCTCGCAGCTCTCGCAAATGGCGATGGGCGTGACCGACACCATCCTGCTCGGCTCGCTCGGGCCCGATTCCCTTGCCGCCGGCGGCCTGGGCGCCAACCTGTTTTTTGTCGTGGTGGTGCTGCTGCAGGGCGTGCTGACGTCGGTGAGCGTGTCGGTGTCGCATGCGCGCGGTGCGAACAACGATCACCTCGTGCCGAATATCTACTGGACCGGATTCGTGTTGTCGCTGCTGCTCGCCATTCCGGCGTTCGCGCTGCTGAGCTTCGCCGAGCCGATCCTGCTCGCGTTCCACGAGCCCGCGTTGCTCGCGAAAAACGTCGGCGAATATTGCGCGGTGCTGCGCTGGGGCGCGCCGGGAAGCCTGATCGGGATCGGCATGATGCGCGCGTTCCTGCCGGCTATCGGCGCGGCGCGGCGGCTTTTGTGGGTATCGATTGGTGGCGTGTTCGTGAACGGGTTCCTCAACTACGGGCTCATCCACGGCGCGTACGGCCTGCCCGAGCTCGGTTTCCTGGGTTCTGCCGTCGCGACCACCATTACGGTCTGGGGCACCGCGCTTACGCTTGTCGCGTTCCTGCACTTGCGCCCGCGATTCAGGCATTTCGTTGCCGCGTCCCGTCCGCGCCTGCCGTTGATGGGCGAACTGTTTGGTATCGGCTGGCCGGTCGCGATCACGTATGGCGTCGAATCGACGCTGTTTCTTGCCACCGGCATGACCGTGGGCACGCTCGGCGAAGCGCAGCTCGCCGCGCATCAGATCGCGTTGAACGTGGCGTCGGTGGCGTTCATGGTGCCGCTTGCCATCGGCCAGGCGGCGAATGTGCGCGTGGGCTACTGGATCGGCGCCGGCGTGCCTGTGGCCGCGCGCCATGCAGGGTTCGTCGCGCTCGCGCTCGGCGTGGCGTTCATGGCGCTGTCGGGCTGCGTGCTGGTGCTGGCGCCGCATGCCATTGTCGGGCTGTATCTGCATCTCGATGACCCGAAAAACGCCCAGACCGTCGCGCTGGCGGCGTCGCTGCTTGGCGTGGCGGCAGTTTTCCAGATCGTCGATGGCATGCAGACCGTCGCCTCCGGCGTATTGCGCGGGCTCAAAGACACGCGCGTGCCCATGCTCGCCGCCGCATTTGGCTACTGGGGCATTGGTTTTCCGACGGGCTATTTGCTCGCGTTTCACTTCGGCGGCGGCACGAAAGGCCTGTGGTGGGGACTCGCGGCGGGGCTGGCAAGCGTCGCGGCGCTGATGACTTTCCGTTTCGACCGGATGAGCCGCCGGCTTGTTGCCGGTGAGACGCTGGCCGCCGTTAAAAACGCGCAAGCGTCGCGCAATAGCGCCTGA
- a CDS encoding acyl-CoA thioesterase, producing the protein MNTAAPLSDSTDAPINDRSETTFRFLAEPTSVNFGGKVHGGALMKWMDETAYACAAVWSGRYCVTVSVGNIRFRRPILVGNLVELRARVVATGRTSMHLHISVHAGDPKSGVLQQTTDCLMVFVAVDEQGKPVPVPSFVPVTDEQKRLARYAMDVKDALDAIVELKPEEVAAGKV; encoded by the coding sequence ATGAACACTGCAGCGCCGCTTTCGGATTCCACGGATGCCCCCATCAACGATCGGTCGGAAACCACGTTTCGTTTCCTCGCCGAGCCAACGTCCGTCAACTTCGGCGGGAAGGTCCACGGCGGCGCGTTGATGAAGTGGATGGACGAGACGGCGTATGCATGCGCCGCCGTTTGGTCGGGGCGTTATTGCGTGACAGTGAGCGTGGGCAACATCCGCTTTCGCCGGCCGATCCTCGTCGGCAATCTCGTGGAACTCCGCGCACGGGTTGTCGCAACCGGGCGGACGAGCATGCATCTGCATATCTCGGTGCATGCCGGCGATCCGAAGAGCGGCGTCCTGCAACAGACGACGGATTGCCTGATGGTGTTCGTCGCCGTCGACGAACAGGGCAAGCCCGTGCCGGTCCCGTCCTTCGTGCCGGTGACTGACGAGCAAAAACGGCTCGCAAGATACGCGATGGACGTGAAGGACGCACTCGATGCCATCGTGGAGCTGAAGCCGGAAGAGGTCGCGGCCGGCAAGGTCTAG
- a CDS encoding thymidylate synthase, giving the protein MIQYQELLKDILERGARKMDRTGTGTISTFGRQLRFDLAAGFPIVTTKRIHMKSVVYELLWFLNGDTNIKYLNDHGVTIWDEWADENGDLGPVYGHQWRFWPKSDGTMVDQVSGLVHQIKTRPNSRRLMLTALNVADFPDESMSPVDNARAGRMALAPCHCLAQFYVNDGKLSCLLYCRSQDVFLGTPFNIASYALLTHMLAQQCDLDVGELVWTGGDCHIYLNHLEQVDLQLSREPYPLPKLKLARKPESIFDYRYEDFVIEGYEYHPGIKAPIAV; this is encoded by the coding sequence ATGATCCAGTATCAAGAACTGCTCAAAGACATTCTCGAGCGCGGCGCTCGGAAGATGGACAGGACCGGCACGGGGACGATCAGCACGTTCGGCCGCCAATTGCGGTTCGATCTGGCGGCGGGTTTTCCGATCGTGACGACCAAGCGCATTCACATGAAAAGCGTGGTCTACGAGCTGCTGTGGTTCCTGAACGGCGATACCAACATCAAGTATCTGAACGACCATGGCGTGACGATCTGGGACGAATGGGCCGATGAAAACGGCGATCTCGGTCCGGTCTACGGTCATCAATGGCGCTTCTGGCCGAAAAGTGACGGCACGATGGTCGATCAGGTAAGCGGCCTCGTCCACCAGATCAAGACACGGCCGAATTCGCGCCGGCTGATGCTGACCGCGTTGAACGTGGCGGATTTCCCGGACGAATCCATGTCGCCCGTTGATAATGCCCGCGCTGGCCGCATGGCGCTTGCGCCTTGCCATTGCCTCGCGCAGTTCTACGTGAACGACGGCAAGTTGAGCTGCCTCCTGTATTGCCGCAGCCAGGATGTGTTTCTGGGTACGCCGTTCAACATCGCGAGTTACGCGTTGCTCACGCATATGCTCGCGCAGCAGTGCGATCTGGATGTGGGTGAACTGGTCTGGACGGGCGGCGATTGCCATATCTACCTGAACCATCTGGAACAAGTGGACCTGCAATTGAGCCGCGAACCGTATCCGCTGCCCAAGCTCAAGCTGGCGAGAAAGCCCGAGTCGATCTTCGATTACCGGTACGAGGACTTTGTCATCGAAGGGTATGAATATCACCCGGGCATCAAGGCGCCAATTGCGGTTTAA
- the fumC gene encoding class II fumarate hydratase produces the protein MTDNVRLEKDTFGEIAVPNAKLWGAQTQRSLQNFKISSEKQSPELIDALAIVKRASAEVNAELKVLADDKAKAIIAAADEILAGKHPDEFPLAVWQTGSGTQTNMNLNEVIANRASELMGGERGEARKVHPNDDVNRGQSSNDVFPTAMHIAAAVAIVKHLVPSLKTLRATLDKKSKDFDSIVKIGRTHLQDATPLTLGQEFSGYVAQLDQGIRHVESTLPHLYQLALGGTAVGTGLNAHPEFAVKVANVIGKLTGLPFETAPNKFEVMAAADALVFAHGALKTIAAGLMKIANDIRWLASGPRCGLGELSIPENEPGSSIMPGKVNPTQSEAVTMLCCQVFGNDVAVNFGGASGNFELNVFRPMIAHNVLQSVRLLADGALSFNDNCAVGIEPNKPRIESLLNESLMLVTALNPHIGYDKAAKIAKQAHKEGTTLKASALALGYVTEAQFDEWVKPEEMVGNR, from the coding sequence ATGACGGACAACGTAAGACTCGAGAAAGACACCTTCGGCGAAATCGCCGTGCCGAACGCGAAACTCTGGGGCGCACAGACGCAGCGCTCGTTGCAGAACTTCAAGATATCGAGCGAGAAGCAGTCGCCCGAACTGATCGATGCCCTCGCGATCGTCAAGCGCGCATCGGCGGAAGTGAACGCCGAACTGAAAGTGCTCGCCGACGATAAAGCCAAGGCCATCATTGCCGCCGCAGACGAAATCCTCGCTGGCAAGCATCCCGATGAATTCCCGCTCGCCGTGTGGCAAACGGGCTCGGGCACGCAGACGAACATGAACTTGAACGAGGTGATCGCGAACCGCGCGAGCGAACTGATGGGCGGTGAGCGCGGGGAGGCGCGCAAGGTTCATCCGAACGACGACGTGAATCGCGGACAATCATCGAACGATGTATTTCCGACCGCCATGCACATTGCCGCGGCTGTCGCGATCGTCAAGCATCTGGTGCCGTCGCTGAAAACCTTGCGCGCCACGCTCGATAAAAAATCGAAGGACTTCGATTCCATCGTGAAGATTGGCCGCACGCATTTGCAGGACGCAACGCCGCTCACGCTCGGGCAGGAATTTTCCGGCTACGTCGCGCAACTGGACCAGGGCATTCGCCACGTCGAATCCACTTTGCCGCATCTGTATCAACTGGCGCTCGGGGGCACCGCGGTCGGCACAGGTTTGAACGCGCATCCCGAGTTCGCGGTAAAGGTCGCGAACGTGATCGGCAAGCTCACCGGCCTGCCCTTCGAAACCGCGCCGAACAAGTTCGAAGTGATGGCCGCCGCCGACGCGCTCGTGTTCGCGCACGGCGCGCTCAAGACCATCGCGGCGGGTCTGATGAAGATCGCCAACGACATCCGGTGGCTTGCCAGCGGACCGCGCTGCGGCCTGGGCGAGTTGTCGATTCCCGAGAACGAACCGGGCAGCTCGATCATGCCGGGCAAGGTCAATCCCACTCAATCCGAAGCCGTGACCATGTTGTGCTGCCAGGTATTCGGCAATGACGTTGCGGTGAACTTCGGCGGCGCGAGCGGCAATTTCGAGCTGAACGTGTTCCGCCCGATGATCGCCCATAACGTGCTGCAATCGGTTCGTCTTCTCGCCGACGGCGCATTGAGTTTCAACGATAACTGCGCGGTTGGCATCGAGCCGAACAAGCCGCGTATCGAGAGTTTGCTGAACGAATCGTTGATGCTGGTCACGGCGTTGAATCCGCATATCGGCTACGACAAGGCCGCGAAGATTGCGAAGCAGGCACATAAGGAAGGCACGACGCTGAAAGCATCCGCCCTCGCGTTAGGCTACGTGACGGAAGCGCAGTTCGACGAGTGGGTGAAGCCGGAAGAGATGGTCGGGAACAGGTAA
- a CDS encoding alkyl/aryl-sulfatase yields the protein MKTTIITTPHRLTLTALAALSMLAAPFALAQQAAPVPAKDATAITRQDNLAVYKELPFADKTDFEDAQRGFMGTIPTGTFKADDGRTSWDLNKYNFLKGEAPDTVNPSLWRIAQLNMFNGLFKVTDRVYQVRGLDLANMTIVEGDTGVILIDVMVTREAARAALDLYFQHRPKKPVVAVIYTHSHADHYGGVRGVIDEADVKSGKVKVVAPAGFLQEAVAENIFAGNAMGRRSLYQYGALLPPSMRGQVDAGLGKTTSAGNLGLIPPSDTVEKTGDTRTIDGVQFEFQMAPGTEAPSEMLIYMPQFKVLDTAEDTTHTLHNLYTLRGAQVRDAANWWKTLNEAILRYGNRTDVVIAQHHWPTWGQQKIVNYMADQRDMFKYLHDQSLRLANSGYTMTEIAEQIQLPDSIGKKWYNRGYYGSVNHDAKAIYQRYLGWYDSNPANLHPYPPEEESKRFVDFMGGADAVMTKAKQSFDKGDYRWVATVMNKVVFADPSNKAARNLEADALEQLGYQTENPTWRNEYLMGAFELRNGVPKLKGVNTATPDAIAAMSPDLLLDYMGIRLNGPKADGKHTVINWVLGDGRKYGIELRNSVLIYTEGVTLANPDATLTMSKDDFAGLLMGGQQQQADASKVSGNGQKVTELFGMLDRFDPMFNIVTP from the coding sequence ATGAAGACAACAATAATCACAACGCCGCACAGGCTCACGCTCACCGCGCTCGCTGCCCTCAGCATGCTTGCCGCGCCGTTCGCACTTGCGCAGCAAGCCGCCCCCGTGCCTGCCAAGGACGCCACGGCCATCACCCGGCAAGACAACCTCGCTGTCTACAAGGAACTCCCCTTCGCCGACAAGACCGACTTCGAGGACGCGCAACGCGGCTTCATGGGCACCATCCCGACCGGCACGTTCAAGGCAGACGACGGCCGTACAAGCTGGGACCTGAACAAGTACAACTTCCTTAAGGGCGAAGCGCCGGACACCGTCAATCCGAGCCTCTGGCGTATCGCGCAGTTGAACATGTTCAACGGCCTCTTCAAGGTGACGGATCGCGTGTATCAGGTGCGTGGACTGGATCTCGCCAACATGACCATCGTGGAAGGTGACACGGGTGTCATCCTCATCGACGTGATGGTCACGCGCGAAGCCGCCCGCGCCGCGCTGGACCTATACTTCCAGCACCGTCCGAAGAAACCGGTAGTGGCGGTCATCTACACGCATAGCCATGCGGATCACTACGGCGGCGTGCGCGGGGTGATCGACGAAGCGGATGTCAAGAGCGGCAAGGTCAAGGTCGTTGCACCGGCAGGCTTCCTGCAGGAAGCGGTCGCCGAGAACATTTTTGCCGGCAACGCCATGGGCCGCCGTTCCCTGTACCAATATGGCGCGCTGCTTCCGCCCAGCATGCGCGGACAGGTCGATGCCGGACTTGGGAAAACCACGTCGGCGGGCAACCTCGGGCTGATTCCACCCAGCGATACGGTTGAGAAGACCGGCGACACCCGCACCATCGACGGCGTTCAATTTGAATTCCAGATGGCGCCCGGCACGGAAGCGCCGTCCGAGATGCTGATCTACATGCCTCAATTCAAGGTGCTCGATACCGCCGAGGACACCACCCACACGCTGCACAACCTGTACACGCTGCGCGGTGCGCAGGTACGCGACGCAGCCAACTGGTGGAAGACGCTCAACGAGGCGATTCTCCGCTACGGCAACCGCACGGACGTCGTGATTGCGCAGCATCACTGGCCGACCTGGGGTCAGCAAAAGATCGTGAACTACATGGCCGATCAGCGCGACATGTTCAAGTATCTGCACGATCAATCGTTGCGTCTCGCGAACTCCGGCTACACGATGACTGAAATCGCAGAGCAGATCCAGTTGCCTGACAGCATCGGAAAGAAGTGGTACAACCGCGGTTACTACGGTTCGGTCAATCACGACGCAAAGGCGATTTATCAGCGTTATCTTGGCTGGTATGACTCGAACCCGGCGAACCTGCACCCGTATCCGCCGGAAGAGGAATCAAAACGTTTCGTCGACTTTATGGGCGGCGCCGACGCTGTGATGACCAAGGCAAAGCAATCATTCGACAAGGGCGATTACCGTTGGGTCGCGACCGTGATGAACAAGGTCGTGTTCGCCGACCCGTCGAACAAGGCTGCTCGCAATCTCGAAGCAGATGCGCTCGAGCAACTCGGTTATCAGACCGAGAACCCGACCTGGCGCAACGAATACCTGATGGGTGCATTCGAATTGCGTAACGGCGTGCCAAAGCTGAAGGGCGTCAACACGGCAACACCTGACGCGATCGCGGCGATGAGTCCCGATCTGCTGCTCGACTACATGGGAATCCGGCTGAACGGTCCGAAGGCGGACGGCAAGCACACAGTGATCAACTGGGTTCTCGGCGACGGCAGGAAGTACGGTATCGAACTGCGCAACTCAGTGTTGATCTACACCGAGGGCGTGACGCTTGCGAACCCGGACGCCACGCTGACCATGAGCAAGGATGACTTCGCCGGTCTCCTGATGGGCGGTCAGCAACAGCAAGCTGACGCGAGCAAGGTCAGCGGTAACGGTCAGAAGGTGACGGAACTGTTCGGCATGCTCGATCGCTTCGACCCGATGTTCAACATCGTTACGCCTTGA
- a CDS encoding ArsR/SmtB family transcription factor — protein sequence MTLNHDDARPFPGLSRIGALLADPGRAAMLWALMDGTARPAGELTMIAGISPSAASGHFARLIESGLLALEVSGRHRYYRIATPDIAMAIEALANLAQASAPLREPVEAHRQAPRRASAVPLDMRYARTCYDHLAGELAVRLFERMLTSEWLEVVPGTTAGSARPGPTSLDATARGIDAFSQMGIDLREQKARRRRFACTCIDWSERRPHLGGALGAAFLDACTEHGWVETTSRRRILRVTPSGEQHFAGVLGGE from the coding sequence ATGACTCTCAATCACGACGATGCACGCCCGTTCCCGGGTTTGTCGCGAATCGGCGCGCTGCTTGCCGACCCCGGACGCGCCGCCATGCTCTGGGCGCTGATGGACGGCACCGCCCGCCCTGCCGGCGAATTGACCATGATCGCAGGCATCTCGCCCTCGGCGGCGAGCGGGCACTTCGCGCGGCTCATCGAAAGCGGCTTGCTCGCGCTCGAGGTCAGCGGGCGGCACCGCTATTACCGCATCGCCACGCCGGACATCGCCATGGCAATCGAAGCGCTCGCCAATCTCGCGCAGGCCAGCGCGCCGCTGCGTGAACCGGTGGAAGCGCACCGGCAGGCGCCGCGCCGGGCGTCGGCGGTACCGCTCGACATGCGCTACGCGCGGACCTGCTACGACCATCTCGCAGGCGAACTGGCGGTGCGGCTCTTCGAGCGCATGTTGACATCGGAATGGCTGGAAGTCGTGCCGGGAACCACGGCCGGCTCCGCGCGCCCCGGGCCCACTTCGCTCGATGCAACCGCGCGGGGTATCGACGCGTTCTCTCAAATGGGCATCGATCTGAGGGAGCAGAAAGCACGGCGGCGGCGATTCGCCTGCACGTGCATAGACTGGAGCGAACGCCGGCCGCATCTGGGCGGCGCGCTGGGCGCGGCTTTTCTCGATGCCTGCACGGAACATGGCTGGGTTGAAACCACGTCCCGGCGACGCATTCTGCGCGTGACGCCATCGGGCGAACAGCATTTCGCAGGGGTCCTTGGGGGTGAATAA
- a CDS encoding class I SAM-dependent methyltransferase, which produces MTWTAGYNSSVAYTTGYYQEQSPSFLNACLVMQRVQPPSLEKFTYCELGFGQGLTSLILAATHPNGEFHACDFNPLHVLSASSIRDEARLPNLTLLENGFHELAQGKVALPLFDYITLHGIISWVSDDTRAHIMQFLTRYLKPGGVVQVSYNAMVGCAQIMPLQRLLMLGAGKGSDAWTKGNELVTKVKGLEALHFVRNPDSASRVDGFQNLDKNYLVHEYLHAKWTPFHITDIAREMAEAKLSFAGSARFAHMAPVSWLGENQRKMLETVTDPIEAEEVRDYFANRGFRSDIFVRGKVSLSDIRLREQARHIHLWGNPAMVYKSEVSLEHSTITRADTFHKSLFDLLRRSETTLAEVFDAPELAGLPLDAILKLLRLSIAIGETVVRYGPEQPRAAADRLNTALFSRAERGEPWDALAAPRQGGGAGIGTLDQLMLAALHEKADPVKALTKDIDELVARTKRSVAATGLKLRVGDKDVADDDIDRRLGHIFEDSGKKLLAYAVEQGFFPAARKTSR; this is translated from the coding sequence ATGACCTGGACAGCCGGCTATAACAGCTCGGTCGCCTACACGACTGGTTACTATCAGGAACAAAGTCCCAGCTTCCTGAACGCATGCCTCGTGATGCAGCGCGTACAGCCGCCATCGCTCGAAAAATTCACTTATTGCGAACTTGGATTCGGTCAGGGACTGACGTCGCTCATCCTCGCTGCGACGCATCCGAACGGCGAGTTCCATGCCTGCGATTTCAACCCGCTGCACGTGCTGAGCGCTTCATCCATACGCGACGAAGCGCGCCTGCCGAACCTCACGCTGCTTGAAAACGGCTTTCACGAGCTCGCGCAAGGCAAGGTCGCTCTGCCCTTGTTCGACTACATTACGCTGCACGGCATCATCTCGTGGGTATCGGATGACACGCGGGCGCACATCATGCAGTTCCTCACGCGATATCTGAAGCCGGGCGGTGTTGTGCAGGTGAGCTACAACGCAATGGTTGGTTGCGCGCAGATCATGCCGCTGCAACGGCTGCTGATGCTCGGTGCCGGAAAGGGCAGCGACGCTTGGACGAAGGGCAATGAACTGGTAACGAAGGTGAAGGGCCTGGAAGCGCTGCACTTCGTGCGCAACCCTGACTCGGCGAGCCGCGTGGACGGCTTTCAAAACCTCGATAAAAACTATCTTGTCCACGAGTACCTGCACGCTAAATGGACGCCGTTTCACATCACGGACATTGCACGCGAAATGGCGGAGGCCAAGCTGAGCTTTGCGGGCAGCGCGCGATTTGCACACATGGCGCCCGTTTCGTGGCTGGGTGAAAACCAGCGGAAAATGCTCGAAACGGTCACCGATCCTATCGAAGCAGAAGAGGTGCGCGATTATTTTGCCAACCGGGGATTTCGCTCGGATATCTTCGTGAGGGGCAAAGTGTCGCTCAGTGATATCCGCCTGCGCGAGCAGGCCCGGCACATTCATTTGTGGGGCAACCCGGCGATGGTCTACAAGTCGGAGGTGAGCCTGGAACACTCCACGATCACGCGCGCTGACACTTTTCACAAGTCATTGTTCGATCTTCTGCGCCGGTCTGAAACCACGCTCGCGGAAGTCTTCGATGCCCCCGAGCTTGCAGGACTTCCGCTCGATGCAATCCTGAAGTTGCTGCGTTTATCCATTGCCATTGGCGAGACGGTCGTCCGTTATGGCCCGGAACAACCGCGTGCCGCAGCGGACCGGCTCAACACCGCCTTGTTTTCGCGGGCCGAGCGCGGAGAGCCCTGGGATGCACTGGCCGCACCGCGCCAGGGCGGCGGCGCGGGCATCGGCACGCTGGACCAGTTGATGCTCGCGGCACTTCATGAAAAGGCTGATCCAGTGAAGGCGCTCACCAAAGACATTGATGAACTGGTCGCGCGCACGAAGCGCTCGGTGGCTGCGACGGGTCTGAAACTGCGGGTTGGGGACAAGGACGTGGCGGACGACGACATCGACAGACGTCTTGGCCATATCTTCGAAGACTCCGGCAAGAAGCTGCTCGCTTATGCGGTCGAACAAGGGTTTTTCCCCGCCGCACGAAAAACGTCACGATAG
- a CDS encoding phospholipase D family protein, whose amino-acid sequence MDVSQRSRQSLKRQAFHAGSSDFSQFLKLTVAALTALTLTACATRPPASAFDHPVTHALSVTADTPLRAAIAAKEAAHPDESGVRLLPTGTEALQARIALARAATKTLDMQYYIAEEDNTGKLLLGAALYAADHGVKVRMLVDDLNFKDIDKIMATLNSHDNIDIRVFNPFGSAARGFGERTRNLFTNVDQFTRRMHNKAMIADNQIAIIGGRNLGDEYFSASPTIQFRDLDAFVAGPATQEISASFDEYWNSSIAYPLRALNKQKFDPADLDKTRADLRQHWKEQADPLNAKPLNATPLAQQIAQDSLGLTWARTEFKADSPVKIEHPDPDYKSPPLERLIELSNQAKSSVQIVSPYFVPHDEGVKALAAITAKGVKVEILTNSLAATDAVAVQAGYAPYRVPMLKAGVDLYELKPVIAEGAGQPRAGLFGSQSRSSLHAKAYVIDRSILVIGSMNLDPRSASLNTELALVVYNKKIAGEAAELFDRGIAPATSYRVELASPTVLGGLQNIGSSTSRLVWITEENGQVRTYDFDPQAGFYRNLLTGLFMLLPVDSQL is encoded by the coding sequence ATGGACGTGTCGCAACGCAGCAGGCAGTCATTGAAACGCCAGGCATTTCACGCGGGATCCAGCGATTTTTCGCAGTTTCTGAAACTCACCGTCGCCGCGCTCACCGCGTTGACGCTCACCGCATGCGCCACGCGGCCACCGGCAAGCGCATTCGACCATCCGGTCACGCACGCGCTCTCCGTCACTGCCGATACGCCGCTGCGCGCGGCCATCGCGGCGAAAGAAGCGGCGCACCCGGACGAATCCGGCGTGCGGCTCCTGCCAACCGGCACCGAAGCGCTGCAGGCGCGCATCGCACTTGCCCGCGCAGCGACGAAAACGCTCGACATGCAGTACTACATCGCCGAAGAGGACAACACAGGCAAGTTATTGCTCGGCGCAGCGCTTTATGCAGCGGACCATGGCGTAAAGGTCCGCATGCTGGTCGATGACCTGAATTTCAAGGACATCGACAAGATCATGGCCACATTGAATTCGCACGACAACATCGACATCCGCGTCTTCAATCCCTTTGGCAGCGCGGCGCGCGGTTTCGGTGAACGCACGCGCAACCTGTTCACGAACGTCGATCAGTTCACGCGCCGGATGCACAACAAGGCGATGATCGCGGACAACCAGATTGCGATCATCGGCGGCCGCAATCTCGGCGACGAATATTTCAGCGCAAGTCCGACGATCCAGTTCCGCGATCTCGATGCGTTTGTCGCGGGGCCGGCGACGCAGGAGATATCGGCGAGTTTCGATGAATACTGGAACAGCTCGATTGCGTATCCGCTGCGCGCGCTGAACAAGCAGAAGTTCGATCCCGCCGATCTCGACAAGACCCGCGCCGACCTGCGCCAGCACTGGAAAGAACAAGCCGACCCGCTGAACGCAAAGCCGCTCAATGCCACGCCGCTTGCCCAGCAGATCGCGCAGGACAGCCTGGGACTCACATGGGCGCGCACCGAATTCAAGGCCGACTCGCCTGTCAAGATCGAGCATCCGGATCCGGACTACAAAAGCCCGCCGCTGGAACGCCTGATCGAATTGTCGAATCAGGCGAAGAGCAGCGTCCAGATCGTCTCGCCGTATTTCGTGCCGCACGACGAAGGCGTCAAGGCGCTCGCCGCGATCACCGCAAAGGGCGTGAAAGTCGAAATACTGACGAATTCGCTCGCCGCGACCGACGCCGTCGCGGTCCAGGCGGGTTACGCGCCGTATCGCGTGCCCATGCTGAAAGCCGGAGTCGATTTGTACGAACTGAAGCCCGTGATTGCCGAAGGCGCCGGACAGCCGCGCGCAGGCCTGTTCGGGTCACAATCGCGCTCGAGTCTGCACGCCAAGGCTTATGTGATCGATCGCAGTATCCTTGTAATTGGTTCGATGAATCTCGATCCGCGCTCGGCGTCTCTCAACACCGAACTCGCGCTGGTCGTGTACAACAAGAAGATAGCCGGCGAAGCCGCCGAGTTGTTCGATCGCGGCATTGCGCCGGCAACGTCGTATCGTGTGGAGCTTGCCTCCCCCACAGTACTGGGTGGCCTCCAGAACATCGGCTCGTCGACGTCGCGGCTGGTCTGGATCACCGAAGAAAACGGCCAGGTGCGCACCTATGACTTCGATCCGCAAGCCGGTTTTTACCGGAATCTGCTGACGGGATTGTTCATGTTGCTGCCTGTCGACTCTCAACTTTAA